The genomic region ATCTCGTTTTTCCATGCCTGAAAGGATGAATGATGCATGGGTGAAAGTCATGTATTATATTAGCGAGTTAATAACTATTTTTTGGGGGTATGGGAGAACACGAAGCAGCGAAGATATTCCATAAGTCGATCAGGCAGATTTTTTCTTTAGTAAAAAGCTCGAATTAAAAATTATTAAATGATGCTATTTATAATATCTTATTATCATTAAATTTATATTTAAAATAATCGACATACATCTCATGTTACTATTCCCCCCACCCCGCAAAGCCCACAGGCACTTAGTAGTACCAATAGCAATGTGCCTTTTCGTTCCTGAAGCCTATTCACGAACTCAAAGTAAAGATTATAATCTAGATATATCCGGAGAGATACGCATCGGATATGTCACAAGAGATAATGCTGGCGATTCCAATAAGTCCTTTGACTTTCTTTCTAACTCCAACAGAAATGATAATGATTTCCTATACACACGCAGCTCGTTAAGTGTTGCCCTAAAAGCCGATGAACGAACTTCAGCTCGTGTAACGATTCGAGATCAACGTGCATTTGGAGACCAACGCGACCCGAGTCCACGTGAAGACTGGATCGACCTGTATGAGGCCTACCTGGATGTCGGACTCACGGATGTATCGACTCTCCGACTCGGTCGCCAGGAAGTCGCGTTCGGTAGCAGGCTGATCGTGGGGACCCCGAACTATCGGGATGGACGCTCGTATGATGCGGTTCATCTCAAACTTAAGGGAGAACGCCACACATTAAATGCTGCCATCGGCAGACAAGTAGAGCGCGATCGGGCCAGCTTCAATCTCAGCTCCAGCCAGCCTTGGATGGCAGCGATTTTCCTAGATTCTCCAGCAAGCCATGACGATCACCTCAGCTGGGATAGTACACTCGCATTCAAACATCAAAATACGGATTCGAGAAACCCAATAGACATCGGGACATGGGGCATCCGGCTAAAGTCTCCAAAATCAATCAGCCCATGGTTTTGGTCAGCAGAAGCAGCTTATCAATTTGGTAGTATCAACCGATCCAACGAACGGCTCGATCATGCTGCATGGCTTTTCCAAGGTAGGATCGGTCGCAAGTTCGCAGACCTTCCAGGGAGTCCCACGATCACTCTAGAATATCTTCACTCGCCTGGAGACAGCGATAGTAACGACGGCAAAAGTGAAACATGGGATCTCATGTTTTTCGGTGGCGCTCACCCCCGCTCGGGCCGTATGGATCTGACCGGATGGAGGAACATCCAATACCTGGCTCTCACGACTCAGGCCAAGCCGTATCAAGGGGTCACGGTCGGAGCATCCACCACCGGATATTGGATCGAAAATACCCAGGATGGTTTCTATGCCCAAGGCGGCAATTCCCCACGCAACAGAAACGGCTACGGCATCCGTCCTGAAGCATCAAAAGACATTGGCTGGGAGTTCATGCTCTGGGCAAAGTGGAAGCACAAGGCTGGTTTCTCACTCTTGATCGAAGCCGGACACTTCGCTGTGGGAGACTACGTTGAAGAATCTTTGGCCGCCAGCGGCGGAGCAGAGAATGCTCAGCTTCTATCGATCACCGGAGGTTATAAATTCTAAGCGAGTGCCGCATAGGAAAGCGTCTAACTAACCCGTCAACTTCAGCTCATTTATCCAGCGCCGATGCGGGCCTGTGAGCTGATAATCAGGCAAATCATCCCAGAGAATCCAACGGCAATGCTCGGGGACATCCCCAATTTCGACGACATAGATTGGCTCTTCGATGCGTTGATTCGAAATACCGCGCATCTTTTTGGCGAGCAATTCACCTTGTCTGGCGCCGTCGAGCTCCCCGAGCTTGGGCAATTCCCAATGGCCAGCGAGGCGCGTGGCGTCCGAGGGAATTTGTTGCAAGAGAATCGCTGCATCCTTGACCGCCCAAGCACGCGGACAACGGACTTTTTCTATTTTGCGTTTTTTGAGATTTGGGAAGGCTTCGGGTTGGCCCGTTTTGGCAGCGACGCATTTTTGGACCCAGGGGCAAATTGTGCAGGTCGGGCGTTGTTTCACGCATACGAGAGCTCCGAGCTCCATCATCGCTTGATTATGGTCTCCCGGGCGCTCGGGATGCACGAGCATGTCGGCTGCCGCCTGAAGGGCTTTTGCCGCCGACGGCCCGTCACGAAATTCGCGACCATCTCCGATTAGCCGTGTCAGCACGCGGATGACATTCCCATCGACCACCGCGATGGGCTCGTTGAAATGAATGCTGGCAATCGCTGCCGATGTGTAAGGCCCGATCCCCGTAAGTTTTTGCCAATTTTTCGCCACCTCGGGAACACGCTCCATCGACACTATCTCCTTTGCCATCTTGTGAAGATTGCGAGCACGGCTGTAGTAACCGAGGCCCTCCCACAGTTTCAGGACGACTGCCTCATCGGCTCCAGCCAAAGCCTCAAAACT from Opitutales bacterium harbors:
- a CDS encoding A/G-specific adenine glycosylase, which codes for MSEWNQTQALAELNQNTSELQELLAEWYAAAHRKLPWRVEPSLYRTVVSELMCQQTQIATVLPYFDRWMQQLPSFEALAGADEAVVLKLWEGLGYYSRARNLHKMAKEIVSMERVPEVAKNWQKLTGIGPYTSAAIASIHFNEPIAVVDGNVIRVLTRLIGDGREFRDGPSAAKALQAAADMLVHPERPGDHNQAMMELGALVCVKQRPTCTICPWVQKCVAAKTGQPEAFPNLKKRKIEKVRCPRAWAVKDAAILLQQIPSDATRLAGHWELPKLGELDGARQGELLAKKMRGISNQRIEEPIYVVEIGDVPEHCRWILWDDLPDYQLTGPHRRWINELKLTG
- a CDS encoding alginate export family protein, with the translated sequence MCLFVPEAYSRTQSKDYNLDISGEIRIGYVTRDNAGDSNKSFDFLSNSNRNDNDFLYTRSSLSVALKADERTSARVTIRDQRAFGDQRDPSPREDWIDLYEAYLDVGLTDVSTLRLGRQEVAFGSRLIVGTPNYRDGRSYDAVHLKLKGERHTLNAAIGRQVERDRASFNLSSSQPWMAAIFLDSPASHDDHLSWDSTLAFKHQNTDSRNPIDIGTWGIRLKSPKSISPWFWSAEAAYQFGSINRSNERLDHAAWLFQGRIGRKFADLPGSPTITLEYLHSPGDSDSNDGKSETWDLMFFGGAHPRSGRMDLTGWRNIQYLALTTQAKPYQGVTVGASTTGYWIENTQDGFYAQGGNSPRNRNGYGIRPEASKDIGWEFMLWAKWKHKAGFSLLIEAGHFAVGDYVEESLAASGGAENAQLLSITGGYKF